The Erigeron canadensis isolate Cc75 chromosome 1, C_canadensis_v1, whole genome shotgun sequence genome segment TTTAAAAAGTTTGAGGTATGAGCTTTCATATCCAGCGTATCAGCTAGTTTTGCAACACCTTGCTTAAAGAAGGGGTCCTACAAATATTGTTCACTGTCAACAACCAATCTAGCTAATTAAATATCAACAACCAATCTAATTAAATATCAACAACCAAATCACAATACTTTTTAAAGCATGCTTGCAAACATATTCGTAAACTGCTAACGTAAATCGatacaaattataaatattaatatcttTGATTTCAAGAATATATATCATGCCTTGTAACAGACAACAAAAATGAATATCAAGACCTCACTAGAAAAACTTTCTCAATATTCGTGCTAGAGTCACTATAATTGATACTATCAGTCATGTGTATACGTTTTCTATAATCTCAAAGTAACCTACCTTCCATTCTTTGATGAAGTACAAGCTACCAATTAGTCCTATAAATCCTACAACAAAACCAAGACCAATGCCAACATACAACCACCAATCTTCTAAATCATCTTTACCTTCTTTTCCATCAATATGAGTGTCTGATAAGTTCTTTCTATTACAACTCCTCAATAGTGTGAACCCACATAACTCGTTGTTCCCTTCGTAAATATTAGATGGATCGCCTAAAGTTTGGAGCTGATTTCCAAATGGTATTTGACCAGATAAGTTGTTGAATGACAGGTTCAAGTAGCTTAGAAAGTTCAAGGTAGCCAAGCTTGGAGGAATTTCACCAGACAACATGTTCATCGAAAAATCTAAAGATTCAATTTGCTTTAGATTTCCAATCCCTACCGGAATCTGTCCGCTTAACAAGTTTCTCGaaatattcatatttttcaATGCCTTAAGGTTCATTGAAACATCAGGAATTTCACCTGTAATTTTGTTACTTGAGAGGTCTAAAGATGTAAGAAACCAAAGTGTTCTGGTGTACTTCAATTTAATACCCTTTATGTAAGTCTCAATATTTTCTTCATAAATGTTATTGTATACAAAGTAACCACTAGTCATGATCATACCAgttaaataataaaagcaaCGAGGGATTATTCCAGTTATTCTATTGTTTGCCAAGTTTAAATACCGAAGAACGTTGTTTTGACAGAGTTCCAGTGGAATCTTACCCATGAACATATTTGACTGGAGATTCAAGAATTTAATCTTCGGTAACTTTTTTCCAATCCAAGAAGGTATTAAACCCGTTAACAAATTGTTCCATATATCAAAGGTGACTAAGCTAGACAAGTTTTGTAAAGCCACCGGAAGATTGCCCCCAAATTTGTTGTTGCGCAAGTGCAATGACTGGATATATGATAGAGAACCTAATGAATTCGGAATAGCACCTGTTATAGTGTTATTTGTAAGATCCATAACCCGTAATTGAATCAAATTCCCTAAACACATAGGAAGAACTCCAAAGAAGTTATTATCTGGTAAATCCAGTAGTTTTATACTAAGCAGCTCGTATAAGTGTGTTGGAACACTTCCAGTGAAGCGATTTTTCCCAAGATTAACAAAATCCAGACTTGGGTTAGATTGGGAGATTGTTAGTCTAGTTAAAATTTGGGATAATGACCTCataatgtaatgaactacttagatgtttattgtatgtaatgaactttcaaatctaggttattggatgtatccgaccaatcaaaaaatTACAAGTGGCAGCTTAATTATATGGTTACCACATATACCCGGGTACATCCAATAATCAGGATTTGAAAgttgattacatacaataaacatctaaatagttcattacacaacataaacattcgtgCATAGTTGATTACATTCCTATGCACTTATCCAGtaaattttataagataagCTAAGTTGGACCAATCATTGGTcaagttaaaatttttgataacAGTAACTGATTAATTGCGGTATCATCTAAAtttcacaaaaaataaataaagtgtaatcagtttttctattttaactaaaaattaGTGTTTGGGTCAAGTCTTACAGAGTTCAACTTGAATTACATACCCTCTGATAAGTATGCCATAGCTTTTCTTCTTAGctatttttaaactaaaatttataatataattttccCCGCAACAATTCAACAAACATAGTAGAGATCATTGATTGTATTTGATTATAACCTAACAATTTAATACGttatttaatgattttttaattgtatcataccacaaaattttcttttatgacaaaatttatttatatatataatcaactcaccaatgtttatgttatgttatgAACTATTTTGGTGTTCATCATATGTAATGAAGTACTTTTAAATACCAATGTACCCGAGCAATCAAAAACTAACATATTGATAACGTGACATTGAACgtgacagcttatatggttgtcacatatatcCGAGTACATCTTATAACCGGGATTTGAAAGTTCTTTACATATAATGAAGACCCAtgtagttcattacacaacacAAAACCAACATAAGTTATATATGGGATTAGATTAGTATGATTGAATGTTCATAGTATTTATGAAACTTAAACTATGTTCGTTGTATATAAGTAACTTGTTATTTTGTCTAATTCTTTTATTAAATCTATTGAAAGGGGTTGTTATGACATACAATGAACATTTATGCATACTTTGTTACACATAATGCACACTCGTGCATAGTTTCTTacattttgagttttaattTCAAGGGACCTCATTAATAAAAGGGATTTTTATTGTTATAGTGTATGTCAAACTTtaatcttgtgcattgtatgtaatgaactttcaaatcttgtgcattgtatgtatccgaccaatcaaaaacttacaagtaaCAGCTTATATGCTTGTCACATATACTAGGAATGCTCCCACTCAATTGATTACTATTAAGATAGAGTCTTACTAGCTTCGTGAGTAATCCAACGCTTTTGAGGTATGTTCCCGCTCATGGGCGGTCTAGAGGGTGGCCAAAGTGGGCGACGGGCCGAGGCCCAATTTTTTAGGGGTCCcgattttttttagttttattgttatatatacgtgtgtaattatttatgtatattgtaAACTCTAACAGTTatctaaaaactaaaacatataatttaaccCATAAAAAGCGCATGTATATACCTTTTATTGGATTAAAAAAGAATTATCATTGCTTATCGGAAATTCAGAACGGATCAAGCAGTGCCTTTTCAATCTTTCATTGTTCCACTTTTCATATATTTGACATGACaagtatttactttttttttttattatttattgtaatatgtattcatataaataatatattattattaaatgagTCATTTCTTTAGGTCTTTCTATGTTGATTT includes the following:
- the LOC122590710 gene encoding receptor like protein 22-like, yielding MRSLSQILTRLTISQSNPSLDFVNLGKNRFTGSVPTHLYELLSIKLLDLPDNNFFGVLPMCLGNLIQLRVMDLTNNTITGAIPNSLGSLSYIQSLHLRNNKFGGNLPVALQNLSSLVTFDIWNNLLTGLIPSWIGKKLPKIKFLNLQSNMFMGKIPLELCQNNVLRYLNLANNRITGIIPRCFYYLTGMIMTSGYFVYNNIYEENIETYIKGIKLKYTRTLWFLTSLDLSSNKITGEIPDVSMNLKALKNMNISRNLLSGQIPVGIGNLKQIESLDFSMNMLSGEIPPSLATLNFLSYLNLSFNNLSGQIPFGNQLQTLGDPSNIYEGNNELCGFTLLRSCNRKNLSDTHIDGKEGKDDLEDWWLYVGIGLGFVVGFIGLIGSLYFIKEWKVGYFEIIENVYT